One part of the Haliotis asinina isolate JCU_RB_2024 chromosome 2, JCU_Hal_asi_v2, whole genome shotgun sequence genome encodes these proteins:
- the LOC137274198 gene encoding uncharacterized protein isoform X1 has product MSVVTGPFDRSFHAGRRLSSISEDDKRLSTVEEHIVERDHKPQAKATATMRLCRVFYRARSRSRRRQCALWVGSLLTAFCLIYFNVMGMNTLNQDQPLLLAKDVHPRKPMAYKPPEPPKKDDELDFDHDLMPDLVPAILHYVWCGRRHFEYRHYLAIRSADRAVRPDKVFFHYEELPVVDQEGYYQWFNDTLQEIDHLLPRPLNYSVCPKTGTAERYILVLDMLDKFGGIYIPEDSIWIDFPVHLRTSPLVAGVVATSPTKYADGIIIGKKGGFVPPTTPEELLVVLNRGVHEHGGIKPCVSEEGYVKDVVGDKICVRVERNVFPKDIWEDKSKFAMLSRVVSYGVVNIKHMYSMKNQVPKIGHYVCVDCNIKFTGYLSMLSSIYVAGLSKVYIHGVEKPTGKWWVKLQEDPRFIYVYREYPESVYDKAVMTPRLAIGIMKVAILLKYGGIYLDFSSLWTQKIPDAYFGYDAVASPDWHLYGHWPDSINHGVLIAKRNSKYLQKLRTILQKYKSNNYWYNDHYLSYKIVEKDPSLVWLNRHLQVKCLNHNCHPTWQADYKSGLMQNKPGAPFSWQNDTLTVHWTDTFPELDLDMVKYTSGIIIDISRYIFQSAGMALSQL; this is encoded by the coding sequence CTACAGCGACGATGCGTCTGTGTCGAGTGTTTTACAGAGCCAGGTCACGCAGTAGGAGACGGCAATGTGCATTATGGGTAGGGTCACTTCTTACTGCATTTTGTCTCATCTATTTCAACGTTATGGGTATGAACACACTCAatcaagatcagccattgcttCTGGCCAAAGACGTCCATCCACGAAAGCCCATGGCCTACAAACCCCCTGAACCACCCAAGAAAGACGACGAGCTTGACTTTGACCACGACCTTATGCCCGACTTGGTTCCCGCCATCTTGCATTATGTTTGGTGTGGCAGACGCCATTTCGAGTACCGCCACTACCTAGCGATCAGGAGCGCCGATCGCGCAGTAAGACCGGACAAAGTGTTTTTCCATTATGAAGAGCTTCCAGTGGTAGATCAAGAAGGGTACTATCAGTGGTTTAATGACACCCTACAGGAGATAGATCACCTACTTCCACGGCCCCTCAACTACTCTGTGTGTCCAAAAACTGGAACTGCAGAGAGATACATCCTGGTGCTGGATATGCTTGACAAGTTTGGGGGCATCTATATACCAGAAGATTCCATTTGGATTGACTTTCCTGTACACCTCCGGACGAGTCCACTTGTTGCCGGGGTAGTGGCCACAAGTCCAACTAAATATGCTGATGGAATTATCATAGGCAAGAAAGGGGGCTTCGTTCCGCCGACCACCCCCGAAGAACTTCTGGTGGTGCTGAATCGGGGCGTACACGAACATGGCGGAATCAAACCTTGTGTTTCAGAAGAAGGATATGTAAAAGATGTTGTCGGGGATAAGATATGTGTTCGGGTTGAAAGAAACGTATTTCCTAAAGACATATGGGAAGATAAATCCAAATTCGCCATGTTGTCAAGGGTTGTGTCATACGGTGTAGTTAACATCAAACACATGTACAGCATGAAAAACCAAGTACCCAAAATCGGTCATTACGTCTGTGTTGATTGCAACATCAAGTTTACTGGTTATCTGAGTATGCTGAGTTCAATCTACGTGGCCGGACTGAGCAAAGTGTACATTCATGGTGTGGAGAAGCCGACGGGCAAGTGGTGGGTCAAACTCCAGGAAGACCCTCGCTTCATATACGTGTATAGGGAATACCCAGAGTCAGTATACGATAAGGCTGTCATGACACCAAGACTAGCTATAGGGATCATGAAAGTGGCCATTCTTCTAAAATATGGAGGCATATATCTAGACTTTTCTTCTCTCTGGACACAGAAGATTCCAGATGCGTATTTTGGTTACGATGCAGTTGCTTCCCCTGACTGGCATCTTTACGGGCATTGGCCAGACTCCATTAATCATGGGGTCCTCATTGCTAAAAGAaactcaaaatatttacaaaaacttAGAACAATTTTGCAAAAATACAAGAGTAATAATTATTGGTATAACGACCATTACTTGTCATATAAGATTGTGGAAAAAGACCCTAGTTTGGTTTGGTTAAACAGACATTTGCAAGTGAAGTGTTTGAACCATAACTGCCATCCAACTTGGCAGGCAGACTACAAGTCGGGGTTGATGCAGAACAAGCCGGGTGCCCCTTTCAGTTGGCAAAATGACACTCTGACTGTACACTGGACTGACACATTCCCTGAACTGGATTTGGACATGGTCAAATACACAAGTGGGATCATCATAGATATCAGTCGATATATATTCCAGTCAGCAGGAATGGCGCTCTCCCAGTTGTGA
- the LOC137274198 gene encoding uncharacterized protein isoform X2 — translation MRLCRVFYRARSRSRRRQCALWVGSLLTAFCLIYFNVMGMNTLNQDQPLLLAKDVHPRKPMAYKPPEPPKKDDELDFDHDLMPDLVPAILHYVWCGRRHFEYRHYLAIRSADRAVRPDKVFFHYEELPVVDQEGYYQWFNDTLQEIDHLLPRPLNYSVCPKTGTAERYILVLDMLDKFGGIYIPEDSIWIDFPVHLRTSPLVAGVVATSPTKYADGIIIGKKGGFVPPTTPEELLVVLNRGVHEHGGIKPCVSEEGYVKDVVGDKICVRVERNVFPKDIWEDKSKFAMLSRVVSYGVVNIKHMYSMKNQVPKIGHYVCVDCNIKFTGYLSMLSSIYVAGLSKVYIHGVEKPTGKWWVKLQEDPRFIYVYREYPESVYDKAVMTPRLAIGIMKVAILLKYGGIYLDFSSLWTQKIPDAYFGYDAVASPDWHLYGHWPDSINHGVLIAKRNSKYLQKLRTILQKYKSNNYWYNDHYLSYKIVEKDPSLVWLNRHLQVKCLNHNCHPTWQADYKSGLMQNKPGAPFSWQNDTLTVHWTDTFPELDLDMVKYTSGIIIDISRYIFQSAGMALSQL, via the coding sequence ATGCGTCTGTGTCGAGTGTTTTACAGAGCCAGGTCACGCAGTAGGAGACGGCAATGTGCATTATGGGTAGGGTCACTTCTTACTGCATTTTGTCTCATCTATTTCAACGTTATGGGTATGAACACACTCAatcaagatcagccattgcttCTGGCCAAAGACGTCCATCCACGAAAGCCCATGGCCTACAAACCCCCTGAACCACCCAAGAAAGACGACGAGCTTGACTTTGACCACGACCTTATGCCCGACTTGGTTCCCGCCATCTTGCATTATGTTTGGTGTGGCAGACGCCATTTCGAGTACCGCCACTACCTAGCGATCAGGAGCGCCGATCGCGCAGTAAGACCGGACAAAGTGTTTTTCCATTATGAAGAGCTTCCAGTGGTAGATCAAGAAGGGTACTATCAGTGGTTTAATGACACCCTACAGGAGATAGATCACCTACTTCCACGGCCCCTCAACTACTCTGTGTGTCCAAAAACTGGAACTGCAGAGAGATACATCCTGGTGCTGGATATGCTTGACAAGTTTGGGGGCATCTATATACCAGAAGATTCCATTTGGATTGACTTTCCTGTACACCTCCGGACGAGTCCACTTGTTGCCGGGGTAGTGGCCACAAGTCCAACTAAATATGCTGATGGAATTATCATAGGCAAGAAAGGGGGCTTCGTTCCGCCGACCACCCCCGAAGAACTTCTGGTGGTGCTGAATCGGGGCGTACACGAACATGGCGGAATCAAACCTTGTGTTTCAGAAGAAGGATATGTAAAAGATGTTGTCGGGGATAAGATATGTGTTCGGGTTGAAAGAAACGTATTTCCTAAAGACATATGGGAAGATAAATCCAAATTCGCCATGTTGTCAAGGGTTGTGTCATACGGTGTAGTTAACATCAAACACATGTACAGCATGAAAAACCAAGTACCCAAAATCGGTCATTACGTCTGTGTTGATTGCAACATCAAGTTTACTGGTTATCTGAGTATGCTGAGTTCAATCTACGTGGCCGGACTGAGCAAAGTGTACATTCATGGTGTGGAGAAGCCGACGGGCAAGTGGTGGGTCAAACTCCAGGAAGACCCTCGCTTCATATACGTGTATAGGGAATACCCAGAGTCAGTATACGATAAGGCTGTCATGACACCAAGACTAGCTATAGGGATCATGAAAGTGGCCATTCTTCTAAAATATGGAGGCATATATCTAGACTTTTCTTCTCTCTGGACACAGAAGATTCCAGATGCGTATTTTGGTTACGATGCAGTTGCTTCCCCTGACTGGCATCTTTACGGGCATTGGCCAGACTCCATTAATCATGGGGTCCTCATTGCTAAAAGAaactcaaaatatttacaaaaacttAGAACAATTTTGCAAAAATACAAGAGTAATAATTATTGGTATAACGACCATTACTTGTCATATAAGATTGTGGAAAAAGACCCTAGTTTGGTTTGGTTAAACAGACATTTGCAAGTGAAGTGTTTGAACCATAACTGCCATCCAACTTGGCAGGCAGACTACAAGTCGGGGTTGATGCAGAACAAGCCGGGTGCCCCTTTCAGTTGGCAAAATGACACTCTGACTGTACACTGGACTGACACATTCCCTGAACTGGATTTGGACATGGTCAAATACACAAGTGGGATCATCATAGATATCAGTCGATATATATTCCAGTCAGCAGGAATGGCGCTCTCCCAGTTGTGA
- the LOC137274202 gene encoding mitochondrial import inner membrane translocase subunit Tim9-like, with translation MNLADEGQQRNLKDFLLLYNKLTEQCFERCVYNLNNVGMSKAENDCVGVCTDRYVTYNQKLMMKFMEHQNLRQQAAAREAEAAAAQQGTPSPGMTNTTPKP, from the exons ATGAATTTAGCAGACGAAGGGCAACAGAGAAAT TTGAAAGATTTCTTGTTACTGTACAACAAATTAACAGAGCAGTGTTTTGAGAGATGTGTGTACAACCTGAACAATGTGGGCATGTCAAAGGCAGAG AAtgactgtgttggtgtgtgtacaGACCGTTACGTCACCTACAACCAGAAGCTCATGATGAAGTTCATGGAGCACCAGAACTTGAGGCAGCAGGCAGCAGCACGAGAAGCTGAGGCAGCAGCTGCCCAGCAGGGCACTCCCAGCCCTGGCATGACAAACACAACACCTAAACCGTGA